A single region of the Cronobacter condimenti 1330 genome encodes:
- a CDS encoding SDR family oxidoreductase: MKTLLITGGTGFLGGAVIEKILQRNEKVNLLLLVRAGDAEAGLARVLNNMRKFNLSEAQLSTLTATQIVCGDLGEPESFLHDVRLDSVTHVINCAAVASFGNNPLIWKVNVEGTLAFAHRMAQVAGLERFLHVGTAMSCTPEPDSLVPESAEFRENAEHLVAYTHSKSTIEQLMRQQCPQLPLVIARPSIVVGHTHHGCQPSTSIFWVFSMGLMLQKFMCSLEDRVDVIPVDYCAEALLLLLQKEIARGEVVHISAGEENSVRFADIDIAMAQAQKKAPVADNYAQVSYEALVKMRRELKDIFGPCNERLMLKAMRLYGAFATLNVRFCNDKLLKLGMPKPPRFTDYIDRCVQTTNGLSIPQQMEVDFK, translated from the coding sequence ATGAAAACATTATTAATAACGGGCGGAACGGGTTTTCTGGGCGGGGCAGTAATAGAGAAAATTCTTCAACGCAATGAAAAGGTCAATTTATTGCTGCTGGTACGTGCCGGGGATGCTGAAGCCGGGCTGGCGCGCGTGCTTAACAATATGCGCAAGTTTAACCTTAGTGAAGCGCAGCTTTCGACGCTGACGGCCACGCAGATAGTGTGCGGTGATTTAGGCGAGCCGGAAAGTTTCCTGCATGACGTCCGCCTCGATAGCGTGACGCACGTGATTAACTGCGCGGCGGTAGCCTCGTTTGGCAATAATCCCCTTATCTGGAAAGTGAATGTTGAAGGGACGCTGGCTTTCGCACACCGCATGGCGCAGGTTGCAGGTCTGGAGCGGTTCCTGCACGTGGGCACGGCCATGTCCTGTACGCCTGAGCCAGATTCACTGGTGCCGGAAAGCGCAGAGTTTCGTGAAAATGCCGAGCACCTGGTGGCCTATACGCATTCGAAATCAACCATCGAACAACTGATGCGCCAGCAGTGCCCACAACTGCCGCTGGTGATCGCCCGTCCTTCTATCGTTGTGGGTCATACCCACCATGGCTGCCAGCCTTCTACCAGCATTTTTTGGGTTTTCAGCATGGGGCTGATGCTACAGAAATTTATGTGCTCGCTGGAAGATCGTGTGGATGTGATCCCCGTGGATTATTGCGCTGAGGCATTATTGCTGCTGCTGCAAAAAGAGATAGCCCGGGGCGAGGTGGTCCATATCTCTGCGGGAGAAGAGAATAGCGTTCGCTTTGCTGATATTGATATCGCGATGGCGCAGGCACAGAAAAAGGCACCTGTTGCTGATAATTATGCGCAGGTAAGTTATGAAGCGTTAGTGAAAATGCGCCGCGAACTGAAAGATATTTTCGGGCCGTGTAATGAACGCCTGATGCTGAAAGCGATGCGTTTATATGGCGCTTTTGCCACGCTGAATGTGCGCTTTTGCAACGATAAACTGCTGAAGCTCGGCATGCCAAAACCGCCGCGTTTCACCGATTATATTGATCGCTGTGTGCAGACCACGAATGGATTAAGCATTCCACAGCAAATGGAAGTCGATTTTAAATAA
- a CDS encoding PTS transporter subunit EIIC: MAFFSGTSSGRWFEKAQRFGKSFMLPVAVLPAAGLLLGVGGALSNPNTLTAYPFLDVGWLQAIFTVMSSAGAIVFANLSVLFAVGVAVGLARTDKGTAGLAALLAYLVMNATINALLTLSGQLAQSNPGAVGQGTVLGIQTLETGVFGGVVIGLVTCALHQRFNKIALPQFLGFFGGSRFVPIISALAAILIGAAMTVIWPHFQKVIFGLGGLVDATGYPGTLLYGFILRMLGPFGLHHIFYLPFWTTALGGSEIVNGQLVEGTQRIFFAQLADPTTQQFYVGTSRFMSGRFITMMFGLVGACLAMYHTARPENKKRVAGLLLSAALTSFLTGITEPIEFSFLFVAPVLYVIHAFFDGLAFMLAHMLHITIGQTFSGGFIDFILFGVLQGEAKTHWLYVPLVGVPWFFLYYFTFRFLITRFDFATPGREKETQENVSVTGSERAQAIVAGLGGHENLQEVDCCATRLRVTVNDGGKVSESALKATGARGVILRGNGVQIIYGPHVTIIKNEVEELLS; encoded by the coding sequence ATGGCATTTTTCAGCGGAACATCTTCAGGGCGCTGGTTCGAAAAAGCGCAGCGTTTTGGCAAATCTTTTATGCTACCCGTCGCCGTTCTTCCTGCGGCCGGGCTGTTGCTCGGGGTAGGCGGCGCGCTGTCTAATCCCAATACGCTGACTGCATATCCGTTTCTGGATGTCGGCTGGTTGCAGGCCATTTTCACTGTCATGAGCAGCGCGGGTGCTATCGTCTTTGCGAACCTGTCGGTACTGTTTGCCGTCGGTGTGGCGGTGGGGCTTGCGCGGACCGATAAAGGCACAGCGGGTCTCGCCGCGTTACTGGCGTACCTGGTAATGAATGCCACTATTAATGCGTTACTAACTCTGAGCGGGCAGCTCGCGCAAAGCAATCCAGGGGCGGTCGGGCAGGGGACGGTGCTCGGTATCCAGACGCTGGAAACTGGTGTGTTCGGCGGTGTGGTTATCGGGCTTGTGACATGCGCGCTGCATCAGCGATTCAATAAAATTGCACTGCCGCAGTTTCTGGGGTTTTTCGGCGGGTCACGTTTTGTGCCCATTATCAGCGCGCTGGCGGCTATTCTCATTGGCGCTGCGATGACGGTCATCTGGCCGCATTTCCAGAAAGTGATTTTCGGGCTGGGTGGTCTGGTCGATGCGACGGGTTATCCTGGCACACTGCTTTATGGCTTTATTCTGCGCATGCTTGGCCCGTTCGGTCTGCATCATATCTTCTATTTGCCCTTCTGGACGACCGCGCTCGGCGGCAGCGAAATAGTCAATGGCCAGCTGGTAGAAGGGACGCAGCGCATTTTCTTCGCCCAGCTCGCGGACCCGACGACCCAACAGTTCTATGTCGGGACCTCACGGTTTATGTCAGGGCGCTTTATCACCATGATGTTTGGCCTTGTAGGCGCCTGTCTTGCGATGTATCACACGGCCAGACCAGAGAATAAAAAGCGCGTTGCCGGGCTGCTGTTATCCGCGGCGCTCACCTCTTTTTTAACCGGCATTACCGAACCGATCGAGTTCTCTTTCTTGTTTGTCGCGCCGGTACTCTATGTCATCCATGCGTTTTTCGACGGGCTGGCTTTTATGCTGGCGCATATGCTGCACATCACTATCGGCCAGACTTTCTCGGGCGGCTTTATTGATTTCATTCTGTTTGGCGTTTTGCAGGGCGAAGCGAAAACACACTGGCTCTATGTGCCGCTGGTCGGCGTGCCGTGGTTTTTCCTTTATTACTTCACGTTTCGTTTCCTGATAACGCGTTTCGATTTCGCCACGCCCGGACGTGAAAAAGAGACGCAGGAGAACGTGTCGGTGACGGGCAGCGAGCGGGCGCAGGCCATTGTGGCCGGGCTTGGTGGTCATGAAAACCTGCAGGAGGTGGATTGCTGCGCCACGCGGTTACGCGTCACGGTCAATGATGGCGGCAAAGTCAGTGAGTCAGCGCTTAAGGCGACCGGCGCCCGCGGCGTGATCCTGCGCGGTAATGGCGTCCAGATTATCTACGGCCCCCATGTCACGATTATCAAAAACGAAGTGGAAGAGTTATTAAGCTGA
- a CDS encoding TPM domain-containing protein, translating to MVRTLTLFFLTVSLTLAGFTVQAQNFPVPTMQSLVNDPAGILEEQEHATLLKDVSSIYTRTHAQTVVLIVPTLQGDNLESVATRVFNTWHLGSPQRNDGVLILVAWEDRKVRIEVGRGLETTLTNALASQIIKEQMLPWFRAGELAEGIRHGLTGIDAVLSGKSLPTAASPSWLWLKSFLLGFSYWEGLPFLAITLAVLLFKRKKKTLITLFFGTSCLLTPALAITSDFVPWIVPFLWLSFSTPILLLTMVIIMAFAFPQRLFSAGNGTSSGDNSSAWLANQHLHHLSGGDSGSHHSSHDSVSSGDGGSSDGGGASDNW from the coding sequence ATGGTACGCACACTGACGTTATTTTTTCTGACGGTATCGCTAACGCTTGCGGGCTTTACCGTTCAGGCGCAAAACTTTCCCGTACCGACGATGCAAAGCCTGGTTAACGATCCGGCTGGCATCCTGGAGGAACAGGAGCACGCCACGTTGCTCAAGGACGTCTCCTCGATATATACCCGCACCCACGCACAAACGGTGGTACTGATCGTGCCAACCTTACAGGGCGATAACCTGGAAAGCGTTGCTACGCGCGTGTTCAATACCTGGCATCTGGGCAGTCCGCAGCGCAACGATGGCGTGCTGATACTGGTGGCCTGGGAGGATCGTAAAGTGCGTATCGAGGTGGGTCGCGGCCTGGAAACCACACTGACCAACGCGCTGGCGAGCCAAATCATTAAAGAGCAGATGCTCCCCTGGTTCAGGGCGGGCGAGCTGGCCGAAGGCATCCGGCACGGCCTGACCGGTATCGACGCGGTGCTCAGCGGCAAATCGCTGCCGACTGCGGCCTCGCCGTCGTGGTTATGGCTCAAGTCGTTCCTGTTAGGATTTTCTTACTGGGAAGGGCTGCCGTTTCTCGCCATCACACTGGCGGTTCTGTTGTTCAAGCGTAAAAAGAAAACGCTAATAACGCTCTTTTTCGGCACGTCGTGTCTGCTGACGCCAGCGCTTGCCATCACCAGCGATTTTGTCCCCTGGATCGTGCCGTTTTTGTGGCTCAGTTTTTCAACGCCGATTCTGTTGTTAACCATGGTGATTATCATGGCGTTCGCTTTCCCCCAGCGCCTGTTTAGCGCAGGCAACGGGACGTCATCAGGCGATAACTCGTCAGCCTGGCTTGCCAATCAGCATCTTCATCATTTATCCGGCGGCGACAGTGGCAGCCATCACAGCAGCCACGACAGCGTGAGCTCTGGCGATGGCGGCTCAAGCGACGGCGGCGGCGCTTCAGATAACTGGTGA
- the queE gene encoding 7-carboxy-7-deazaguanine synthase QueE, which produces MQYPINEMFQTLQGEGYFTGVPAIFIRLQGCPVGCAWCDTKHTWEKLADREVSLFSIIAKTKESDKWGAASPEDLLAAIERQGYTARHVVITGGEPCIHNLLPLTEMLEAQGFSCQIETSGTHDVRCTTGTWVTVSPKVNMRGGYDVLDQALMRADEIKHPVGRMRDIEALDELLARLHDERQRVIALQPISQKDDATRLCIETCIARNWRLSMQTHKYLNIA; this is translated from the coding sequence ATGCAGTACCCGATTAATGAGATGTTCCAGACCCTGCAGGGCGAGGGTTATTTTACCGGCGTGCCCGCCATTTTTATTCGTCTGCAGGGATGCCCGGTAGGCTGTGCCTGGTGCGACACCAAACACACCTGGGAGAAGCTCGCGGATCGGGAAGTGTCGCTTTTCAGCATTATCGCGAAAACGAAAGAGAGCGATAAATGGGGCGCTGCGAGCCCGGAAGATCTGCTGGCAGCGATTGAGCGCCAGGGATATACCGCGCGCCATGTGGTGATAACGGGCGGTGAGCCGTGCATCCACAATCTGCTGCCGTTAACCGAGATGCTGGAAGCGCAAGGTTTTAGCTGTCAGATTGAAACCAGCGGTACGCACGATGTGCGCTGCACCACCGGCACCTGGGTGACCGTCTCGCCGAAAGTGAATATGCGCGGCGGTTATGACGTGCTGGACCAGGCACTGATGCGTGCTGATGAGATTAAGCACCCGGTTGGGCGTATGCGCGATATCGAAGCGCTGGATGAGTTGCTGGCGCGCCTGCATGACGAGCGCCAGCGCGTGATTGCGCTCCAGCCGATAAGCCAAAAGGACGACGCGACACGCTTGTGTATTGAAACCTGCATCGCCCGTAACTGGCGGTTGTCGATGCAAACGCACAAATATTTGAATATTGCATAA
- a CDS encoding N-acetylmannosamine-6-phosphate 2-epimerase has translation MLEQIKGKLVVSCQALENEPLHSPFIMGKMALAAAQGGAAGIRANSVADIAAIKQNVTLPVIGIIKRDYPGSDVFITATMREIDELMTVGPDMIALDATARPRPGGETLESLVKTIRRAYPHVPLMADVSDVKEAVTAQALGFDCAGTTLYGYTAHTQGHRLPEHDFALLNAVLAAVTIPVIAEGNVDTPEGAARCLALGAHAVVVGGAITRPQQITRRFADALRSPVI, from the coding sequence ATGTTAGAGCAAATCAAAGGAAAGCTGGTGGTCTCCTGTCAGGCGCTGGAAAACGAACCGCTGCACAGTCCGTTTATCATGGGCAAAATGGCACTGGCGGCGGCGCAGGGCGGAGCGGCAGGGATCCGCGCCAACAGCGTGGCGGACATTGCGGCGATAAAACAAAACGTGACGCTGCCGGTGATTGGCATCATCAAACGGGATTACCCGGGCAGCGACGTTTTTATCACGGCGACAATGCGAGAAATTGATGAGTTGATGACAGTGGGGCCTGACATGATCGCGCTTGATGCCACCGCGCGTCCGCGTCCGGGCGGTGAGACGCTGGAATCGCTCGTGAAAACGATCCGCCGCGCTTATCCGCACGTGCCACTGATGGCCGATGTCTCAGACGTGAAAGAAGCCGTGACGGCGCAAGCGCTGGGCTTTGACTGCGCCGGCACGACCCTCTACGGTTACACGGCGCACACCCAGGGGCATAGGCTGCCGGAGCATGATTTTGCCCTGTTAAACGCCGTGCTGGCCGCTGTCACGATCCCGGTTATTGCCGAAGGCAACGTCGATACACCCGAAGGGGCGGCACGTTGTCTGGCGTTGGGCGCACATGCTGTGGTCGTTGGCGGTGCGATTACTCGTCCGCAGCAGATTACCCGGCGTTTTGCTGACGCGCTGCGTTCACCAGTTATCTGA
- a CDS encoding MurR/RpiR family transcriptional regulator yields the protein MSDNENLLLKLRQELSAFSPTQRKLGEYVLGDPARVLYLTITELARESETSEASVTRLCRTLGCKGYNEFKMALALDVQRGQSPRAQGGDALDALVEESVQALRDTAQLLDRAKLEEAARVLHQASSVQIYGVAASAIVGEYLHYKLLRLGKPAQVFSDMHRASMNATMLRQTDLVIAISSSGSTRDLLHAVKLARKAGAPILTLSNTPRSPLASISDMQLVAAKPEGPLNAGALNAKVGAMLLVELLTASLMALDSHYRETSQQTASATLPLLL from the coding sequence ATGTCTGACAATGAAAATTTACTGCTTAAGCTTCGCCAGGAGCTTTCTGCCTTTAGTCCTACCCAGCGCAAACTGGGTGAGTATGTGCTGGGCGACCCTGCGCGCGTGCTCTACCTGACTATCACGGAGCTGGCTCGCGAAAGTGAGACAAGCGAAGCCAGCGTGACTCGCTTGTGCCGCACTCTGGGGTGCAAAGGGTATAACGAATTCAAAATGGCGCTGGCGCTGGATGTGCAACGCGGGCAGTCGCCGCGCGCGCAAGGCGGCGACGCGCTTGATGCGCTGGTGGAAGAATCGGTACAGGCGCTGCGCGACACCGCCCAGCTACTTGACCGCGCAAAGCTGGAAGAGGCCGCGCGCGTACTGCATCAGGCCAGTTCAGTGCAGATTTACGGCGTCGCCGCAAGCGCGATTGTGGGCGAGTATTTGCATTACAAGTTATTGCGTCTTGGTAAACCAGCGCAGGTGTTTAGTGATATGCACCGGGCCTCGATGAACGCGACCATGTTGCGCCAGACGGATCTGGTGATTGCTATTTCCAGTTCTGGATCCACCCGCGATCTGTTGCACGCCGTTAAACTTGCCCGTAAGGCCGGTGCGCCCATCTTAACATTAAGCAACACGCCGCGAAGCCCGCTGGCCTCAATAAGCGATATGCAGCTGGTCGCCGCCAAACCTGAAGGGCCGCTCAATGCAGGCGCGCTGAATGCCAAAGTCGGTGCGATGCTGCTGGTCGAGTTATTAACCGCTTCGCTGATGGCGCTGGACAGCCATTACCGGGAAACCAGCCAGCAGACAGCCAGCGCAACGTTACCTTTATTACTTTGA
- the queD gene encoding 6-carboxytetrahydropterin synthase QueD, which translates to MPTTLFKDFIFEAAHRLPHVPEGHKCGRLHGHSFMVRLEITGEVDPHTGWIIDFAELKAAFKPIYDSLDHYYLNDIPGLENPTSEVLARWIWDQMKPRLPLLSAVMIKETCTAGCVYRGE; encoded by the coding sequence ATGCCTACCACCCTGTTTAAAGATTTTATCTTCGAAGCCGCTCACCGACTGCCCCACGTTCCTGAAGGCCACAAGTGCGGTCGCCTGCACGGACACTCTTTTATGGTGCGCCTGGAGATTACGGGCGAGGTGGACCCGCATACCGGCTGGATTATCGATTTCGCCGAGCTGAAAGCCGCGTTTAAGCCGATTTACGATAGCCTGGATCACTATTATCTGAACGATATTCCGGGCCTTGAGAATCCGACCAGCGAAGTGCTGGCGCGCTGGATTTGGGATCAAATGAAACCACGCCTGCCGCTGCTGAGCGCCGTGATGATCAAAGAAACCTGTACTGCGGGCTGCGTATATCGCGGCGAATAA
- the cysI gene encoding assimilatory sulfite reductase (NADPH) hemoprotein subunit yields the protein MSEKYPGPLVVEGKLSDAERMKRESNFLRGTIAEDLHDGLTGGFNGDNFLLIRFHGMYQQDDRDIRAERAAQKLEPRHAMMLRCRLPGGIMTPQQWLSIDKFAEENTIYGSIRLTNRQTFQYHGLLKKNVKPAHQMLHSVGLDALATANDMNRNVLCTSNPVESQLHAEAYEWAKKLSEHLLPRTRAYAEIWLDKEKVATTDEEPILGATYLPRKFKTTVVVPPQNDVDLHANDMNFVAIAENGKLVGFNLLVGGGLSIEHGNKKTYARTATEFGYIPLEHTLAVAEAVVTTQRDWGNRTDRKNAKTKYTLERVGPDVFKAEVERRAGITFAPIRPYEFTGRGDRIGWVKGIDDKWHLTLFIENGRILDFPDKPLKTGLKEIAKIHKGDFRLTANQNLIVAGVPEGDKAKIEQIARAHGLMESVTPQRENSMACVAFPTCPLAMAEAERFLPQFIDKVDGIMAKHGVADEHIVLRVTGCPNGCGRAMLAELGLVGKAPGRYNLHLGGNRIGTRIPRMYRENITESEILDTIDELVGRWAQEREAGEGFGDFTVRAGIIRPVLDPARDFWE from the coding sequence ATGAGCGAAAAATACCCAGGACCTTTGGTGGTCGAAGGAAAACTTTCCGATGCGGAACGCATGAAGCGTGAAAGTAACTTCCTGCGCGGCACCATTGCCGAAGATTTACATGACGGGCTGACCGGTGGGTTTAATGGCGACAACTTTCTGCTGATCCGTTTCCACGGGATGTACCAGCAGGACGATCGCGATATCCGCGCCGAGCGTGCGGCCCAGAAGCTGGAGCCGCGTCACGCCATGATGCTGCGCTGCCGTCTGCCGGGCGGCATCATGACGCCGCAGCAGTGGCTCTCCATCGATAAGTTCGCCGAAGAAAACACGATTTACGGCAGCATCCGTCTGACTAACCGCCAGACGTTCCAGTACCACGGGCTGCTGAAGAAAAACGTGAAGCCCGCGCACCAGATGCTGCACTCCGTGGGCCTTGATGCGCTGGCGACCGCCAACGACATGAACCGTAACGTGCTGTGTACGTCTAACCCGGTTGAGTCGCAACTGCATGCCGAGGCGTACGAGTGGGCGAAGAAACTCTCTGAGCATCTGCTGCCGCGTACCCGCGCTTATGCGGAAATCTGGCTTGATAAAGAAAAAGTGGCGACCACCGATGAAGAGCCGATTCTCGGTGCCACTTATTTGCCGCGCAAGTTTAAAACGACGGTTGTGGTTCCGCCGCAGAACGATGTCGATCTCCATGCTAACGACATGAACTTCGTGGCGATTGCGGAGAACGGCAAGCTGGTGGGCTTTAACCTGTTGGTCGGCGGTGGGCTTTCTATCGAGCATGGCAACAAGAAAACGTACGCCCGTACCGCGACCGAGTTCGGCTATATTCCGCTGGAGCATACGCTTGCCGTGGCGGAAGCGGTGGTAACGACCCAGCGCGACTGGGGTAACCGTACCGATCGTAAAAACGCGAAAACCAAATATACGCTGGAGCGCGTCGGGCCGGACGTTTTCAAAGCCGAAGTGGAGCGCCGCGCGGGCATTACGTTTGCGCCAATTCGCCCCTATGAATTTACCGGTCGTGGCGATCGCATCGGCTGGGTGAAAGGCATTGATGATAAATGGCACCTGACGCTGTTTATCGAAAACGGCCGCATTCTTGATTTCCCAGACAAGCCGCTCAAAACTGGCCTGAAAGAAATCGCGAAAATCCATAAAGGCGATTTTCGCCTGACTGCTAACCAGAACCTGATTGTGGCGGGCGTGCCGGAAGGTGACAAAGCGAAGATCGAACAGATCGCACGCGCGCATGGCCTGATGGAAAGCGTCACACCACAGCGCGAAAACTCAATGGCCTGCGTGGCATTCCCGACCTGCCCGCTGGCGATGGCGGAAGCGGAGCGTTTCCTGCCGCAGTTTATCGACAAAGTGGATGGGATCATGGCCAAACATGGCGTTGCGGACGAGCACATTGTGTTGCGCGTCACCGGCTGCCCGAACGGCTGTGGTCGTGCGATGCTGGCGGAACTGGGTCTGGTCGGCAAAGCGCCGGGGCGTTACAACCTCCATCTTGGCGGTAACCGCATTGGCACCCGTATTCCGCGCATGTACCGTGAGAATATTACCGAGTCCGAAATCCTCGATACCATCGATGAGCTGGTCGGCCGCTGGGCGCAGGAGCGCGAAGCGGGCGAAGGGTTTGGCGATTTCACCGTACGAGCCGGGATTATTCGTCCGGTACTCGACCCGGCACGGGATTTCTGGGAATAA
- the cysJ gene encoding NADPH-dependent assimilatory sulfite reductase flavoprotein subunit codes for MTNQAPPNALLPLSPEQLARLQTATHDFTPTQLAWLSGYFWGMVNQQPGAAVVQTPAAPASVITLISASQTGNARRVAEALRDDLLAAQLNVNLVNAGDYKFKQIAQEKLLVIVTSTQGEGDPPEEAVALHKFLLSKKAPKLDGAAFAVFGLGDTSYERFCQSGKDFDGRLAELGAERLLDRVDADVEYQAAAQAWRARVVEVLKARVPKEAPSQAALTASGTVNQVDSTPYTKEAPLTATLAVNQKITGRDSQKDVRHIEIDLGDAGLRYQPGDALGVWYQNDPALVQELLELLWLKGDEPVTVGDKTLPLSEALQWHFELTVNTAAIVENYATLTRSETLLPLVGDKAKLQHYAATTPVVDMVRFAPAQLDAEQLLGLLRPLTPRLYSIASSQAEVESEVHITVGVVRFDIEGRQRAGGASSYLADRLEEDGEVRVFIEHNDNFRLPATPETPVIMIGPGTGIAPFRAFMQQREADGATGKNWLFFGNPHFTEDFLYQVEWQRYVKEGLLNRIDLAWSRDQEHKIYVQDKIREQGAELWRWIQEGAHLYVCGDANRMAKDVEQALLEVIAAYGEMDAEAADEYLSELRVERRYQRDVY; via the coding sequence ATGACGAATCAGGCCCCACCGAACGCTTTGCTCCCGCTCAGCCCGGAGCAGCTGGCTCGCCTTCAGACGGCGACTCATGATTTCACCCCCACGCAGCTGGCCTGGCTTTCCGGCTACTTCTGGGGAATGGTTAACCAACAGCCCGGTGCTGCCGTGGTGCAAACGCCCGCGGCGCCTGCGTCGGTCATTACGCTTATTTCCGCTTCTCAGACCGGTAATGCACGCCGCGTCGCCGAAGCGTTGCGCGACGATTTGCTGGCGGCACAGCTTAACGTGAACCTGGTGAATGCCGGCGACTACAAATTCAAACAAATCGCCCAGGAAAAGCTGCTGGTCATCGTCACCTCCACGCAAGGGGAAGGGGACCCGCCGGAAGAGGCCGTCGCGCTGCATAAGTTTCTGCTCTCTAAAAAGGCACCGAAGCTCGACGGCGCGGCCTTTGCGGTCTTTGGGCTTGGCGACACCTCTTATGAGCGCTTCTGCCAGTCCGGTAAAGATTTCGACGGCCGCCTTGCGGAACTGGGCGCAGAGCGTCTGCTCGATCGCGTCGATGCTGATGTCGAATACCAGGCGGCCGCCCAGGCATGGCGCGCGCGCGTGGTTGAGGTTCTGAAAGCTCGCGTGCCGAAAGAGGCGCCCTCTCAGGCGGCGTTAACCGCCAGCGGCACCGTCAATCAGGTGGATTCCACGCCGTACACCAAAGAAGCGCCGCTTACCGCCACGCTTGCTGTGAATCAGAAAATCACCGGCCGCGATTCGCAAAAAGATGTGCGTCATATCGAAATCGATCTTGGCGATGCCGGGCTGCGCTACCAGCCGGGCGACGCGCTTGGCGTCTGGTATCAGAACGATCCGGCACTGGTGCAGGAACTGCTTGAGCTGCTGTGGCTGAAAGGCGATGAGCCCGTCACGGTGGGCGACAAAACGCTGCCGCTTAGCGAGGCGCTGCAGTGGCATTTTGAGCTGACGGTTAACACCGCAGCTATCGTTGAGAACTACGCCACGCTGACCCGCAGTGAAACGCTGCTGCCGCTGGTGGGCGATAAAGCGAAGCTTCAGCACTACGCTGCGACGACCCCCGTCGTCGATATGGTGCGTTTTGCGCCAGCCCAGCTTGATGCAGAGCAACTGCTCGGCCTGCTGCGCCCGCTCACGCCGCGTCTCTACTCCATCGCCTCGTCGCAGGCGGAAGTGGAAAGCGAAGTGCACATCACCGTGGGCGTGGTGCGTTTTGATATCGAAGGCCGCCAGCGTGCGGGCGGGGCCTCCAGCTATCTCGCGGATCGTCTTGAAGAGGACGGCGAAGTGCGCGTGTTCATTGAGCACAACGATAACTTCCGCCTGCCCGCCACGCCGGAAACGCCGGTCATTATGATTGGCCCTGGCACCGGCATCGCGCCATTCCGCGCCTTTATGCAGCAGCGTGAGGCGGACGGCGCCACCGGTAAAAACTGGCTCTTTTTCGGCAACCCGCACTTTACTGAAGATTTCCTGTATCAGGTCGAGTGGCAGCGCTATGTCAAAGAAGGCCTGTTAAACCGCATCGACCTTGCCTGGTCCCGCGATCAGGAACATAAAATTTACGTACAAGATAAAATCCGCGAGCAGGGCGCGGAGCTGTGGCGCTGGATTCAGGAAGGCGCGCACCTTTATGTCTGCGGCGACGCCAATCGCATGGCGAAGGATGTCGAGCAGGCTTTACTGGAAGTGATTGCGGCTTACGGCGAGATGGATGCCGAAGCGGCGGATGAATATTTAAGTGAGCTGCGCGTTGAGCGCCGTTACCAGCGAGACGTCTACTGA